From a single Thalassospira sp. ER-Se-21-Dark genomic region:
- the pgi gene encoding glucose-6-phosphate isomerase: MSADKMTASWDKLDQLGAEVSEKLNLRQAFANDPARFERYSAALDDLFVDYSKNLITDDLMAALVELAKAANVEGWRDRMFAGDRINVTENRAVLHTALRNLDGDPVEVDGEDVMPAVKEVLGRLKDFAARVHSGEWKGHTGKKITDVVNIGIGGSDLGPVMVNEALRPYHIDGIRCHFVSNVDGAHIVDTLKFLDAETTLFIIASKTFTTDETLTNAYSARDWLVGMLKDEAAVAKHFVAVSTALDKVAAFGIDTDNAFGFWDWVGGRYSLWSAIGLPIILAVGYDKFEELLRGAQSMDNHFKTAPIETNIPMILGLIGVWYRNVLGASSQAILPYDQHLSRLPAYLQQADMESNGKSVTRDGKPIAYETGPIIWGEPGTNGQHAFYQLIHQGTELIPVDFIVAANALHPLANHHDKLVSNCLAQAEALMRGKTEDEVREELSGSDLSPAEIDVLAPQKVFDGNKPSTMILYKQLDPFTLGRLVAMYEHKIFVQGIIWNVNSYDQWGVELGKQLAKELLPMVEGKEDAGTRDASTAGLIKRLHALRGA; the protein is encoded by the coding sequence GCGTCAGGCTTTTGCCAACGATCCCGCGCGCTTTGAACGATACAGTGCGGCCCTCGATGACCTGTTTGTTGATTATTCCAAAAACCTGATCACCGACGATCTGATGGCGGCCCTGGTTGAGCTTGCCAAGGCGGCCAACGTTGAAGGCTGGCGCGACCGGATGTTTGCAGGTGACCGGATCAATGTCACCGAAAACCGCGCAGTCCTGCATACGGCGCTGCGCAATCTTGATGGTGACCCGGTCGAAGTTGACGGCGAAGACGTCATGCCGGCGGTCAAGGAAGTGCTTGGTCGTCTGAAGGATTTTGCGGCACGCGTGCATTCCGGTGAATGGAAAGGCCACACCGGCAAGAAAATCACCGATGTCGTCAATATCGGTATTGGTGGCTCCGACCTTGGCCCGGTCATGGTCAACGAGGCGCTGCGTCCATATCACATCGATGGCATTCGCTGCCATTTTGTGTCGAACGTTGATGGCGCGCATATTGTCGATACGCTGAAATTCCTTGATGCGGAAACGACGCTTTTCATCATCGCGTCCAAGACCTTCACCACTGACGAGACGCTAACCAACGCCTATTCGGCGCGTGATTGGCTTGTCGGGATGCTGAAAGACGAAGCCGCTGTTGCCAAGCATTTCGTTGCGGTTTCAACCGCGCTTGATAAGGTCGCGGCATTTGGCATTGATACCGACAATGCATTTGGTTTCTGGGACTGGGTTGGTGGGCGCTATAGCCTGTGGTCGGCAATCGGTCTGCCGATCATTCTGGCCGTCGGGTATGACAAGTTCGAAGAATTGCTGCGCGGTGCGCAGTCGATGGACAACCATTTCAAAACAGCCCCAATTGAAACCAACATCCCAATGATCCTTGGCTTGATCGGCGTTTGGTATCGCAATGTGCTGGGCGCATCCAGTCAGGCTATCCTGCCTTATGATCAGCACCTGTCGCGCCTGCCGGCCTATCTGCAGCAGGCCGATATGGAAAGCAACGGCAAGTCGGTGACCCGTGATGGCAAACCGATTGCCTATGAAACTGGCCCGATCATCTGGGGTGAGCCGGGCACAAACGGCCAGCACGCCTTCTATCAGCTGATCCATCAGGGCACCGAGCTGATCCCGGTTGATTTCATCGTGGCGGCCAATGCGCTGCATCCGTTGGCCAACCATCATGACAAGCTGGTGTCGAACTGCTTGGCACAGGCCGAGGCATTGATGCGCGGCAAGACCGAGGACGAAGTCCGTGAAGAGCTTTCTGGCAGTGACCTGTCACCAGCCGAGATTGATGTGCTGGCACCGCAAAAGGTGTTTGATGGCAACAAGCCCAGCACCATGATCCTCTATAAGCAGCTTGATCCGTTCACCCTTGGCCGACTGGTCGCGATGTATGAACACAAAATCTTTGTTCAGGGCATCATCTGGAACGTCAATTCCTATGACCAGTGGGGCGTTGAGCTTGGCAAGCAGCTTGCCAAGGAACTGCTTCCGATGGTCGAGGGCAAGGAAGATGCCGGTACGCGTGATGCATCGACCGCCGGTCTGATCAAGCGCCTGCATGCCTTGCGTGGCGCATAA
- a CDS encoding choice-of-anchor I family protein, protein MRSSLMATAAVSLLLTACAGTAPNQTKMAGDVINAGAHPITIVPMGEYRTGMLDESAAEIPAFDPVTKRIFVVNGADKVVDILDMSDPSELTKIAAIDLSTWGKGANSVAIKNGVVAVAVENSDKQAPGQAVFFDTDGGFISAVTVGALPDMIKFSPDGKYVLVANEGEPNDAFTNDPEGSVSIIAMAGGAENLSNDDVRTVDFKFLNDGKLPHGMRTSNPGTSSVAQDVEPEYIAVSNDSKTAYVSLQENNAVAIIDIETATVKNVAGLGFKDHSVHAFDASDKDGKINIRTWPVMGMFMPDTIDAINIDGKEWVLIANEGDSRDYDGYSEETRVGKLTLDPVAFPTASTLQKDENLGRLKTTTAQGDVDGDGDFDVIYSYGARSFSVLDADGEMVFDSGDAFEQILAANYPNVFNSSDTENYSRDNRSDDKGPEPEGIASGYVNGTPYAFIGLERQGGFMVYDLTNPTNPQFVTYHSDRRFSGNPENDTAGELAPEGLQFVDAKDSPTGNAMLVVASEVSGSTKVYDLK, encoded by the coding sequence ATGCGTTCTTCATTGATGGCGACAGCCGCTGTTTCGTTGCTTCTGACAGCCTGTGCAGGCACGGCACCCAACCAAACCAAGATGGCGGGGGACGTCATCAATGCGGGTGCGCATCCGATCACGATTGTGCCGATGGGCGAATATCGTACCGGGATGCTGGATGAAAGTGCGGCGGAAATCCCGGCATTTGATCCGGTGACAAAGCGCATCTTTGTCGTCAATGGCGCGGACAAAGTGGTCGATATTCTTGATATGTCCGATCCGTCCGAACTGACCAAGATCGCCGCGATTGATCTTTCCACCTGGGGCAAAGGTGCCAACAGTGTTGCCATCAAAAATGGCGTTGTCGCCGTAGCCGTGGAAAACAGCGATAAGCAGGCACCGGGTCAGGCCGTTTTCTTTGATACCGATGGCGGGTTCATTTCAGCGGTCACCGTTGGCGCGCTGCCCGACATGATCAAGTTTTCCCCGGATGGGAAATATGTTCTGGTCGCGAACGAGGGTGAGCCGAATGACGCATTCACCAATGATCCGGAAGGTAGTGTTTCGATCATTGCCATGGCCGGTGGTGCAGAAAACTTGTCCAATGATGACGTCCGCACGGTCGATTTCAAGTTCCTGAATGATGGCAAGCTGCCCCATGGCATGCGGACATCCAATCCGGGGACCTCAAGCGTCGCACAGGATGTAGAGCCGGAATATATCGCCGTCTCCAACGACAGCAAAACCGCCTATGTGTCGCTGCAGGAAAACAACGCGGTTGCGATTATCGATATCGAAACTGCAACGGTCAAAAACGTCGCCGGTCTTGGCTTCAAGGATCATTCGGTGCATGCCTTTGATGCCAGCGACAAGGACGGCAAGATCAATATCCGCACTTGGCCGGTGATGGGCATGTTCATGCCTGACACCATCGATGCGATCAATATTGATGGCAAGGAATGGGTCCTGATCGCCAACGAAGGCGATTCACGCGACTATGACGGTTACAGCGAGGAAACCCGCGTTGGCAAACTGACCCTTGATCCGGTTGCCTTCCCAACCGCAAGCACCCTGCAAAAGGATGAAAATCTTGGTCGTTTGAAGACCACAACCGCGCAGGGCGACGTTGATGGCGATGGTGATTTCGATGTCATCTATAGCTATGGCGCACGGTCGTTCTCGGTGCTGGATGCAGACGGTGAAATGGTCTTTGACAGTGGTGATGCGTTTGAGCAGATCCTGGCGGCGAACTATCCCAACGTTTTCAATTCCTCGGATACTGAAAACTACAGCCGCGACAACCGCTCCGATGACAAGGGCCCGGAGCCAGAAGGCATTGCAAGTGGCTATGTCAACGGCACGCCTTATGCCTTTATCGGGCTGGAACGTCAGGGGGGCTTTATGGTCTATGATCTGACCAACCCGACCAACCCGCAATTCGTCACCTATCACAGTGATCGTCGTTTCTCTGGCAATCCGGAAAATGATACTGCTGGTGAACTGGCCCCCGAAGGCCTGCAGTTTGTTGATGCCAAGGATAGCCCGACCGGGAACGCAATGCTGGTGGTGGCATCGGAAGTATCTGGTAGCACCAAGGTTTATGACTTGAAGTAA
- a CDS encoding DUF2256 domain-containing protein, with protein MPQNANGHRHSKSDLPQKTCVTCARPFNWRRKWKDCWEEVQYCSDRCRRQRKQPAKTEMQDQLS; from the coding sequence ATGCCGCAAAATGCCAATGGACATCGTCACAGCAAATCAGACCTGCCGCAGAAAACCTGCGTGACATGCGCACGTCCGTTTAACTGGCGGCGCAAATGGAAGGATTGCTGGGAGGAGGTTCAATATTGCTCTGACCGGTGCCGACGCCAGCGAAAGCAGCCTGCAAAAACCGAGATGCAGGACCAGTTATCATGA
- a CDS encoding DUF3253 domain-containing protein, which yields MMFDRKDEDQPTYAILRQRVIDLATERGPDKTICPSEVAKTFGSYWRELMPRVHQVAEQLCAERKLTFEKGGISHDQNRPSGHYRLRIVADDQDD from the coding sequence ATGATGTTTGACCGAAAAGACGAAGATCAGCCAACCTATGCCATCTTGCGCCAGCGCGTGATTGATCTGGCAACAGAGCGCGGGCCGGACAAAACGATCTGCCCGTCAGAGGTTGCCAAAACCTTTGGCTCCTACTGGCGGGAATTGATGCCACGCGTGCATCAGGTGGCAGAGCAACTGTGTGCGGAGCGCAAACTGACATTTGAAAAGGGCGGCATCAGCCATGACCAAAACCGCCCTTCGGGTCATTATCGATTGCGCATCGTCGCCGATGATCAGGATGACTAA
- a CDS encoding FAD-dependent oxidoreductase: MPRMSNVNIAIIGAGMAGLKAASTLHRIGMNVTVFEKSRGLGGRLASRRTDFGHFNHGAQYVTARDPGFNAFLQEATEFNAAQNWSPNLHRGTPAPAQSGAALSPIARHVGNLAEEPWYQGAPQMNKLIRPLVDTFPIQKQHRIVGIEPSGPRSFMLHDDLDGTYGPFDGVIVTAPAPQTADLLRPLAPRYAPIEEVVMAPCWAVMAAFESPLPTGFDAMLYPSPEISWAARSSQNDDMFHRRTPDPWVLHASPEWSRQHLEEDKDRVIEKLLAALRDVSGVKLPELHSVQAHRWRYARTELPLSKSHLNGMNGRVIAAGDWCLGARVEAAWRSGRSAAHAMVEALIG; this comes from the coding sequence ATGCCACGGATGTCAAACGTGAATATTGCGATCATTGGTGCCGGAATGGCGGGCCTAAAGGCTGCCAGCACGCTGCACCGCATCGGCATGAATGTAACGGTGTTTGAAAAAAGCCGCGGTCTTGGCGGGCGTCTGGCGTCACGGCGCACCGACTTTGGTCATTTCAATCATGGTGCACAATATGTGACGGCGCGTGATCCCGGATTTAATGCGTTTTTGCAAGAGGCAACCGAGTTCAACGCGGCCCAAAACTGGTCGCCCAACCTGCATCGCGGAACGCCCGCCCCGGCGCAATCAGGTGCGGCACTTTCACCGATCGCGCGCCATGTCGGCAACCTTGCCGAAGAGCCCTGGTATCAGGGCGCGCCGCAGATGAACAAACTGATCCGCCCACTGGTCGATACCTTCCCGATCCAGAAACAACATCGCATTGTCGGCATCGAGCCATCCGGCCCGCGCAGTTTTATGCTTCATGATGATCTGGACGGCACATATGGCCCGTTTGATGGCGTGATCGTCACCGCCCCTGCCCCGCAGACCGCCGATCTTTTGCGGCCCCTTGCCCCGCGTTATGCCCCGATTGAAGAGGTTGTCATGGCACCGTGCTGGGCAGTGATGGCGGCCTTTGAAAGCCCGCTTCCGACCGGCTTTGACGCGATGCTGTATCCGAGCCCCGAAATCAGCTGGGCCGCGCGCAGCAGCCAGAACGATGACATGTTCCACCGTCGCACACCCGATCCGTGGGTCCTGCACGCCAGCCCGGAATGGTCACGTCAGCACCTTGAAGAAGACAAGGACCGCGTGATTGAAAAGCTGCTGGCCGCCCTTCGTGATGTCAGTGGTGTGAAACTGCCGGAACTTCATTCGGTGCAGGCCCATCGTTGGCGTTATGCGCGGACTGAATTGCCACTTAGCAAAAGTCACCTTAACGGCATGAACGGCCGGGTGATTGCCGCAGGCGACTGGTGCCTTGGCGCACGGGTCGAGGCGGCTTGGCGCAGTGGCCGGTCCGCTGCACATGCCATGGTCGAAGCCCTGATCGGATAA